One Babylonia areolata isolate BAREFJ2019XMU chromosome 20, ASM4173473v1, whole genome shotgun sequence DNA segment encodes these proteins:
- the LOC143294668 gene encoding uncharacterized protein LOC143294668 isoform X1 encodes MSKKQKDQSKFEGNGVSYRAKIIGIEDVPEARGDEMCQEKMMKLKEQVKAGGQHKQRIFVNVTLEGLRIVDASTTNVLHTHPAHQISFISRDVTDSRAFGYIYSAGDGSHQFFGIKTANAAENLVLCLRDLFQTVYEMKKKEIEEAKAKAATAPEAQGDATTKQESPNDQSADTQESIYQVPKSNEPVNPQEQNLLDLEDQVDTILKGIEQIKNLDFDELTSDEAPRQPTSPTITTSPTTPNMPVGNDPWGVPSASAAATSVAAPASSSLSNLQQLSAPPPVVSSPFGGMQAFPGTPAPSVGITAPGFGMVQPGAVPFGVPGQQQQAQMMGGVPYGAVYGQQPAAFGTPFGAAGNLRSPIPGQPFPPNVAVPGAVGMQPGFAGVSPAFNPFSMASPAAAGVGGGVQMVPPPRAQVPDPFQTPPENMLQPMKPAGKDEQGKQAAPRSPTREMLFGDLVDIKKSPDAATATKSPKEMFRELHQQPKKSLNQIKGGSSAAASQQPPKSPS; translated from the exons atgtCCAAGAAGCAAAAGG ACCAGTCGAAGTTTGAGGGCAACGGGGTGAGCTACAGAGCTAAGATCATTGGCATTGAGGATGTGCCAGAGGCTCGTGGCGATGAGATGTGCCAGGAGAAGATGATGAAACTGAAGGAGCAAGTGAAAGCTGGTGGTCAACACAAGCAGCGTATTTTTGTCAACGTCACACTGGAGGGGCTGAGAATTGTGGATGCATCCACCACG AATGTGCTGCACACGCATCCAGCGCACCAGATTTCCTTCATATCAAGAGACGTCACAGACAGCCGTGCCTTTGGCTACATCTACAGTGCTGGGGATGGCTCTCACCAGTTCTTTGGCATCAAGACAGCAAACGCA GCTGAGAACCTGGTGCTGTGCCTGCGAGACCTGTTCCAGACAGTGTacgaaatgaagaagaaggagattgaGGAGGCCAAGGCCAAGGCTGCCACAGCACCAGAAGCACAAGGGGACGCCACCACGAAGCAG gagTCACCAAATGATCAGTCGGCTGACACCCAGGAAAGCATTTATCAG GTGCCAAAGAGCAACGAACCAGTGAACCCCCAGGAACAGAACCTGCTGGACCTGGAGGACCAAGTGGACACCATCCTGAAG GGCATCGAACAGATCAAAAACCTGGACTTTGATGAGCTGACCTCCGACGAAGCTCCTCGCcagcccacctcccccaccatcaccacctcccccaccacccccaacatgcCGGTCGGGAACGACCCCTGGGGGGTGCCCTCAGCTTCTGCTGCGGCCACCTCTGTGGCGGCACcggcctcctcctctctgtccaacCTTCAGCAGCTGTCCGCACCCCCTCCTGTGGTGTCCAGCCCCTTTGGGGGCATGCAGGCTTTTCCGGGTACGCCTGCACCCAGCGTTGGTATCACTGCACCTGGTTTTGGCATGGTGCAGCCAGGAGCTGTGCCGTTTGgggttcctggccagcag CAGCAAGCCCAGATGATGGGGGGCGTTCCCTATGGGGCAGTGTACGGCCAGCAGCCTGCAGCCTTTGGCACCCCCTTCGGTGCTGCAGGCAATCTGCGCAGCCCTATTCCCGGACAGCCCTTCCCTCCCAACGTGGCCGTTCCAGGGGCTGTTGGCATGCAGCCAGGCTTTGCCGGAGTTTCCCCAGCCTTCAACCCCTTCAGCATGGCTTCCCCGGCGGCAGCAGGGGTTGGCGGCGGTGTTCAGATGGTGCCTCCCCCCAGAGCTCAGGTGCCTGACCCTTTCCAGACCCCTCCAGAGAACATGCTGCAGCCCATGAAGCCGGCCGGGAAGGACGAGCAAGGCAAGCAGGCCGCCCCACGGTCACCCACCCGCGAAATGCTGTTCGGGGACCTGGTTGACATCAAGAAGTCTCCGGATGCCGCCACGGCAACCAAGTCCCCCAAGGAAATGTTCAGGGAACTGCACCAGCAGCCCAAGAAGAGTCTGAACCAGATCAAAGGAGGGTCATCGGCGGCGGCCTCACAGCAG CCTCCAAAGAGTCCTTCCTGA
- the LOC143294668 gene encoding uncharacterized protein LOC143294668 isoform X2 yields the protein MSKKQKDQSKFEGNGVSYRAKIIGIEDVPEARGDEMCQEKMMKLKEQVKAGGQHKQRIFVNVTLEGLRIVDASTTNVLHTHPAHQISFISRDVTDSRAFGYIYSAGDGSHQFFGIKTANAAENLVLCLRDLFQTVYEMKKKEIEEAKAKAATAPEAQGDATTKQESPNDQSADTQESIYQVPKSNEPVNPQEQNLLDLEDQVDTILKGIEQIKNLDFDELTSDEAPRQPTSPTITTSPTTPNMPVGNDPWGVPSASAAATSVAAPASSSLSNLQQLSAPPPVVSSPFGGMQAFPGTPAPSVGITAPGFGMVQPGAVPFGVPGQQQAQMMGGVPYGAVYGQQPAAFGTPFGAAGNLRSPIPGQPFPPNVAVPGAVGMQPGFAGVSPAFNPFSMASPAAAGVGGGVQMVPPPRAQVPDPFQTPPENMLQPMKPAGKDEQGKQAAPRSPTREMLFGDLVDIKKSPDAATATKSPKEMFRELHQQPKKSLNQIKGGSSAAASQQPPKSPS from the exons atgtCCAAGAAGCAAAAGG ACCAGTCGAAGTTTGAGGGCAACGGGGTGAGCTACAGAGCTAAGATCATTGGCATTGAGGATGTGCCAGAGGCTCGTGGCGATGAGATGTGCCAGGAGAAGATGATGAAACTGAAGGAGCAAGTGAAAGCTGGTGGTCAACACAAGCAGCGTATTTTTGTCAACGTCACACTGGAGGGGCTGAGAATTGTGGATGCATCCACCACG AATGTGCTGCACACGCATCCAGCGCACCAGATTTCCTTCATATCAAGAGACGTCACAGACAGCCGTGCCTTTGGCTACATCTACAGTGCTGGGGATGGCTCTCACCAGTTCTTTGGCATCAAGACAGCAAACGCA GCTGAGAACCTGGTGCTGTGCCTGCGAGACCTGTTCCAGACAGTGTacgaaatgaagaagaaggagattgaGGAGGCCAAGGCCAAGGCTGCCACAGCACCAGAAGCACAAGGGGACGCCACCACGAAGCAG gagTCACCAAATGATCAGTCGGCTGACACCCAGGAAAGCATTTATCAG GTGCCAAAGAGCAACGAACCAGTGAACCCCCAGGAACAGAACCTGCTGGACCTGGAGGACCAAGTGGACACCATCCTGAAG GGCATCGAACAGATCAAAAACCTGGACTTTGATGAGCTGACCTCCGACGAAGCTCCTCGCcagcccacctcccccaccatcaccacctcccccaccacccccaacatgcCGGTCGGGAACGACCCCTGGGGGGTGCCCTCAGCTTCTGCTGCGGCCACCTCTGTGGCGGCACcggcctcctcctctctgtccaacCTTCAGCAGCTGTCCGCACCCCCTCCTGTGGTGTCCAGCCCCTTTGGGGGCATGCAGGCTTTTCCGGGTACGCCTGCACCCAGCGTTGGTATCACTGCACCTGGTTTTGGCATGGTGCAGCCAGGAGCTGTGCCGTTTGgggttcctggccagcag CAAGCCCAGATGATGGGGGGCGTTCCCTATGGGGCAGTGTACGGCCAGCAGCCTGCAGCCTTTGGCACCCCCTTCGGTGCTGCAGGCAATCTGCGCAGCCCTATTCCCGGACAGCCCTTCCCTCCCAACGTGGCCGTTCCAGGGGCTGTTGGCATGCAGCCAGGCTTTGCCGGAGTTTCCCCAGCCTTCAACCCCTTCAGCATGGCTTCCCCGGCGGCAGCAGGGGTTGGCGGCGGTGTTCAGATGGTGCCTCCCCCCAGAGCTCAGGTGCCTGACCCTTTCCAGACCCCTCCAGAGAACATGCTGCAGCCCATGAAGCCGGCCGGGAAGGACGAGCAAGGCAAGCAGGCCGCCCCACGGTCACCCACCCGCGAAATGCTGTTCGGGGACCTGGTTGACATCAAGAAGTCTCCGGATGCCGCCACGGCAACCAAGTCCCCCAAGGAAATGTTCAGGGAACTGCACCAGCAGCCCAAGAAGAGTCTGAACCAGATCAAAGGAGGGTCATCGGCGGCGGCCTCACAGCAG CCTCCAAAGAGTCCTTCCTGA